The Aspergillus fumigatus Af293 chromosome 5, whole genome shotgun sequence nucleotide sequence CTAGAGCACTGCCAGCTACTGGAAGATACTAGCAGGGTCAGCAAGGTCCGCTTAAGGTGTAGGTGAGAAATTTGAAAAGATTGACTCATAAAGACAGGTGTGATGGCGTTATTGATGCAACAATAATATCGGCCAAACGGTCCGGAAATGCCTGTACAGCAACTTCCCGCACCCGTGAAGTTCCAGCATTAAGAAGCATCTCGATCTGCTTGTCAACCAGTGATGCCTGATGCAGCTGCCTTCGCAGTGCGTTCTGAAAGATAGCGCCTCCTATGCTTTGCATCACCGCACTTCCAAAGTATTGTGTGAAGAGGACAGTCGCTATCCCGACTGGAATGGAGCGAGGTTCGTCCTTCAGTACCAGCTGAATTGTAAGTAAAGGAATTTGGGCGGCAAGTCCACAACCCAGGCCCTGGAGGATCTGATAGCCGATCCATGATGCGGACGTTGAGGACACGGTAAAAGTGGTGTCAAGCCCATTCGCAATGCAGAGAAAGGCAGAACCAAGGAAGAGCCACGGATTATAGTCTCTGAGGTGTTTGGCTATAATACAGCGTCAGAAGCAACTTCCGTAGATACTGAGGACCGGCGTTTATCTAGGATGCCAGAGACAAGGGATCCAAAAACCTGAGTGCAGACCGAAGGCAGGAGCATGACTCCACTGCGAATGGGGTTTCGAGGCGGATGGAAAAATAAGAGCAATGTCACCACCGTCACTGCTCCACCCGGAAGGTTGATCAGAAAGCACCACCTCCAATTGTGTTCAGCCAAAGCGCCTCCGATAATTGGGGCGACGACAGGTCCCAGGGCATAAAGAGAGGTTACCAGGCCAGTGAACAGCGGACGCTGCTGGGGGGTTGTTATCAATGCGATGACTGAGAGACCGCCTGACACTACCCCGGAGCCTCCAGCACCGGCGACTGCTCTTCCGATTATGCACATTTTGGAACTGTTTGCCACACCGCAAATCAGAGATCCTAGAAGGAATACGCAGTAGAACGCGAGGCATGTCCATCGCAGCGACAGCAATGAAGAGAGCTTGCCACTGATCGGTTGAAGAGCGCACATTGTGAGCGGATAGGTAGCTCCGCACCACCCGATATCTGTCGTAGCATGGAAGTGGGTCGATATGGCAGGAATGGCCTTGGAGAATAGCTTGAGTTAGTCAAGTAAACCGACAGGCGTTTGACGAGCTTACGGTAGCGATAATAGAAACATCCAGTGATATCAGAAAGGTGGCTATCATAATTCCGGCCAAGACACTATAGAGCTTCACAGAACCGACCGGCTGCGCTCTGGACATCGCGTCCGGGGATGAAGACATCGTCAATCCAGGCGACCAGGTCTTCTTTCAAACGATTGCATTAGGTTGAGGACAACGAGAGTATTCAAAATGCGCAGCATTTATGCTGTGCGGGATCCCTTAACAGCTACCAAATTAGGTAGTCTGTTggcatctactccgtaggctGAGGCCGGTCCCGGTCCTGACTCCGACTCCGACTCCGCGACAGATCTGCCTGCGTCCGGCTTCCATCACATCAATCATCAGTCTCATCACCCCTGGAAGCCAAGGCTGCCTATCTACAAAGAGCGGAGCAATGCAGCCGAAAGTCCCCTCGAGGCGGCATGCCTGCGTACGATGCATCCAATTGAAAGTGAGATGCGTTCCGGTTGAGAATGGACCATGTCAACGGTGTGCCAGGCTCGACCGATCCTGTGCTTGTCCAGACAGCTCACGAAGGAATACAAGCATCAGGTGAGCTCACTGACTGTGTACACTTGTGTTTGGGTCGGCTGTCCGGTAACCTTTCTCCGCTCCTCGTCAGAAATCGCCGTATCGACATCATCCAACGTCAGGTCAACACCGTTACTGCTCAATTATATCCTGATAAGGTAACATGCTGCACCGCCTTCCCTgccagaagacgatgatctcaacAGCAGGAGTTGGAATTCGAAGCTCGAACAACGATCTCTACCCGCATAGTAATAAACATGGAGAGAGACATGGATTTACTTCGGGGATTACTGGTCCATATCGCATGGTTTCACTATCATTGGCGCATCTATCATTCCCAGGTGTACATGCTTCTtcagatggccatggccatcattGTTGATTTGGGACTTGACAGATACGACAACTTCAGAATGCGGCGCAGCCCTTCTGATGGAAAAGGGACGGAGGAGTCGCATAAAGGACAAGCGCTCTATCTCACTCCTGACGGACAGCGTGCCTTCTTATGGTGCTATTATCTATGTTCCAAGTGAGACCTTCTAAATTGCGCTACAGAGCTACTGGCTAACAGAACAAGGGCTTCAATCTTCCGGCGACAACTGACCATGGAACACACAGGTTGGGTCGATTATTGTGCTGCTAGCTTTGGGCAAAGGGCGGAGTATCCCTCTGACCAGTCTCTACGAGCACTAATTGAGATCCAATCGCTGGCTCGGCAATCGGAGCTAGAGTTCGATGACCCTATCCATGCGGTGAGCGAGGACGAACTGTTCCAGTCTATGGGTATACTTGAAAATCGAATTGAGCACCCTTCTCGTGCAGGAAAAACAGTGTAATGCCTGTATGTCCAACCGAAACCGGTCACTTTTGCCATTTACTAATCTGACTAGGGTCCCTGCGTTTGGAGCTCAACGCAATTCCTGCCGTTGTTCTCGGACATGTTCTTCGCCGACAAGGAGAGATTCATCGACAGTATTGAGAAAGACCGACTGCTCACCATTGCGCGCTCCGCGTTCAACATTGTGACAGTATTCCTCGCATCGCCGGCTCTGGTCACCCCTAACCTCCCTATGTTCATTTACACAACCATCTGGTACGGCCTTCTTGTTTTATCAAAGTTGAGCTTGCTTTCGGATACCGCAACGGAAAGCAAGGTAGTTTACAACAAAGATGTCAGCAACCTCGGCCTTGCTGCTATGCAGAAAATGGAGACAATGTCACGCGGAGACAACGTTTGGGACAATTGCTGTGCAGTGATTGGATCTATGATCTCATGGTTAGAGAGCAGTCGGGGGCAACCTCAATCAATGCAAGCTCCAGGAAACACTAAGGACGCCGGGGACGCTCATATGTTACCACAACCAACACCCGAAGATGCCCCTCGACCCACAGAGTCTGCAGCGGTGGCCGAAGATTGGGATGCTACAGTGCGGCAGCAGATGTTGCAAGATTTGACCTGGATAGGACTACCAGTGGAGCAGCAGCTTTGAAGCAATGTGACTTTATACTTCTGTCCACCGGATTACGCAGGCTGCATACTGTTTGGGTTAAATTTTGTTTTGCTTCCTGCAAGCGACGTTGAATATCGCCGTAGCTCCTTCATACTCCATGCCTATTCGTCCGGGCTCTGTCGGGCAGTCAGATGAGGGGTGCATAGGAACCTGGCCCTGCACTCGTAACCTCCAGGGCGTGATCAGCTTTTTCCACCGTTGACTATCACAGAGCATTTGGTCAGTCAATTCAGTAGATTTGGATCATCTTGTTTTCTTCTCAGAAACACGGTCAAGCTGTTCCGCACATGTCACTGCCGGCAGTGCCTCAGTTCCAGGTATACCAGCATTGCCTATATCAGCGACTTGAGGCCGTCACACTCACCCACCAAGCGACCCTCGAGTTCACAGCTCATGTCCATTGCCGGCGTCAATGCCAAAGGTGCCGCCGACTCGTTGCGTCTTTACAGGATCCGTCCCCAGCGCACCATGCTCCCCAGTCAGCGAAGTGCATCAGCCTGATAGTGAAGGCAGAGTGCCATGGAGTCAACAGTATAACCAaatattatcattatcattacCATGAACAGACTACAGGTACGAACACAGGGTAACTACAACTAAGAACGACGGTTAACAAACTGA carries:
- a CDS encoding putative MFS multidrug transporter; its protein translation is MSRAQPVGSVKLYSVLAGIMIATFLISLDVSIIATAIPAISTHFHATTDIGWCGATYPLTMCALQPISGKLSSLLSLRWTCLAFYCVFLLGSLICGVANSSKMCIIGRAVAGAGGSGVVSGGLSVIALITTPQQRPLFTGLVTSLYALGPVVAPIIGGALAEHNWRWCFLINLPGGAVTVVTLLLFFHPPRNPIRSGVMLLPSVCTQVFGSLVSGILDKRRSSVSTEVASDAVL